The following proteins are encoded in a genomic region of Anas acuta chromosome 28, bAnaAcu1.1, whole genome shotgun sequence:
- the LOC137845559 gene encoding feather keratin 4-like, whose protein sequence is MKNVSHPPDCLRKDIKALIVLGCSNHFSLPALCCGGICLHSQKMSFYRQISSRCLAPCEVTCPQPMVNACSQPCVTSCGDSRAVIYPPPVVMTFPGPILSSCPQESIVGSSAPAGFGSSFGYTSSQGLRGFYDSGSLYTYGKSYSSYGSSGYGAGRCRPC, encoded by the exons ATGAAGAATGTCTCACATCCTCCCGATTGCCTAAGAAAAGACATAAAAGCGCTCATAGTGTTGGGCTGCTCTAACCATTTCTCTTTACCTGCTCTTTGCTGTGGAGGG ATCTGTCTCCATTCCCAGAAGATGTCTTTCTACAGACAGATCAGCTCCCGCTGCCTTGCACCCTGCGAGGTGACCTGCCCGCAGCCAATGGTGAATGCCTGTAGCCAGCCCTGTGTTACATCCTGTGGTGATTCGAGAGCTGTGATCTACCCACCACCTGTTGTCATGACCTTCCCAggacccatcctcagctcctgccctcAGGAGAGCATTgtgggcagctcagcaccagctggcTTTGGGAGCTCATTTGGATACACGAGCTCTCAGGGTCTCAGGGGCTTCTATGACTCTGGGAGCCTGTACACTTATGGGAAGTCATATTCTTCCTATGGGTCCAGTGGCTATGGCGCTGGGAGATGCAGACCATGTTAA
- the LOC137845744 gene encoding scale keratin-like: MSCYDLCPSTSSIACPQPIANSCNEPCVRQCPDSTAVIQPPPVVITFPGPILSSFPQQAVVGSSGAPTFGGSLGLGGLYGPRSSSGYGNSLGYGAQYGYGSSALSTFGSGYCSPFSSRRYSQFLHGSCGPC, translated from the coding sequence ATGTCCTGCTATGACCTgtgccccagcaccagcagcattgcctgcccccagcccatcGCCAAcagctgcaacgagccctgTGTCCGGCAGTGCCCTGACTCCACAGCCGTGATTCAGCCACCCCCTGTTGTCATAACCTTTcctggccccatcctcagctccttcccccagcaagCTGTGGTGGGTTCCTCCGGAGCACCCACCtttgggggctccctggggctggggggcctcTACGGCCCCAGGAGCTCTTCTGGTTATGGGAACTCTTTGGGATATGGAGCACAGTACGGTTACGGGAGCTCAGCCCTCTCCACATTCGGCAGCGGGTACTGCAGCCCCTTCTCCTCCCGACGTTACAGCCAGTTCCTCCATGGCAGCTGTGGGCCATGCTGA